The genomic stretch gtcacacaaggtcTGACTTAGTATACAATGTAGGTATGatgagtaggttcatgcagaagccaaaggtatcacatctagcagcggcgaagaggatactaaggtatctgaaaggaactaTCGACTATGGATTTTTTTTTCCTgcaactgatgaaggaaaagaatgcaaattagtgggatacactgactcaagttggtgtagtgatgtcgaggatcgaaaatccacagcgggctatgtgtttatgctaggtggtgcaccaattgcttggagttcgagaaaggagccagtagtggcattatcgtcctgcgaagcagaatacatagttgcttctctttgtgcatgtcaagcaacatggatggtgaatctggttGAAGAGATAATAAtgaagagtcatggagcaattaccataAGGATCGACAGCATGttagctatcaatctggcgaagaatccgatagcatATGGTTGAAAAAAACACATTGAAATGAAGTTTCATTATCTTCAAGAGCAGGGAGCAAATGGGAAGATGAATGTAGAACACTGCATAACTGAGAATCGGATTACAAACATCATGATGAAGGGAatgcaggtcgaagtgttcagaagactaagagctatgatgaatgtagatagcttagacacaatgaattaagtggtgtgttgaattgtaattccctgtgtcaaagcaggttgctccacagagtaaggaagtgtcgaaccCCCTAGTATGTTtagttgtgttagtgtgtcgaagtgtcgaagcaggttgcttcacagaggatttcgacttaggcctattttagtagtgttagttattttgggcttttataattttgggttttggcttgagttccaagttaacctaaatctataaatagaatGAGTAActcttattcttgtaatgaagtgaatatagtattcataacattatattcacagtattttgcagttgcaaagtgaataagaagttttccacagtttgtggacagagagaaactctgcagaatttaatttttcttcttcttcatcgttctttacttttcttctttctccattgttcttttcttttattgtcattgtggggatgataacaatcttgttcattaagattgattgaaattcttcataggttttgggggatttccaacagTTATGACAATTTAATATTTGATGAGAAGAATTTCTTAAAGTATAATCTAAATTTAATTAGTTAGAacttcattttaattttatttagaATTAACTTGAGATATATTTAATTTTCTTTATAATTTATAAAATGAATTCAGTTTCAATTTGGGGATTGAATTCATTTTTGTAACCGTTTTGAAAATAGAATATGTTTTATTTTAtatatctcttttattttttatattttatttcttataaacacattaaaaaaaatttaaattatgGTGAAATAAACATTTGAGACGTGAATTCTGATTGAGAGATTTTTGAAATAGACCGTTCACACAATTGAGAGATTCATAAAGTTAATATTTTTCATTACATCAAAGGAAGACTAGGATTTAAAATTATGACAATTTAATTTTTTATGAGAAGAATTGAACAAATATTAAAATTGTCTGTGATATGATTCATTATACGAGACATGCATGTGATTTAAAGTTACACTACAATTGTTGTCTGATGTGATTATAGATGATAAATCACATAATGTTATGGTCACAATTGTATATGCAGACTGcaatttaaaaatatatttatgaCATTGACTAACATTCAAAAAGattaaaattttataaaattgtACCATTTTTACACTTTTTTTAACTGTAACAATAATAACAACCAAACATTATTTTATTAAGTGAGATCGGCTACATGGATCAACTTTCGTCATAATGTTTTATTCAGAACCATGCTTCTATACAAATCGTTAATCTCAAGATTTTTTTAATAACTTCTCTAATAGTTTTTCTTTGTCTTCCTCTAACTCTAACTGTTCAACTCATCTCTATCTGATCTACGATCTCCTTACCACATAATCTAAAAAATTTCTCTTTACATGCACAAACTACCTAAGTCTATTTGCTACCATCTTTTCTGATGTATGTGTTATCCCAAAACTCTATATCTCTCTAATATTTTTATTTCTAATCTTATCATGTATAGTATTACCACACATCCAACACAACATATTCATTTCTGCTACACTTATTTTATTCTCGTGTTGATTCTTAATCGCGCAACATTCTATCACGTACAACATAACAGGTCATACTGCATTCAGATAAAAATTTCCCTTCACCTTGAGTTGTACATTTGTGTCACATAAATTCCTCAATTCCCTCCTCAATTTCAACCATCCCACTTGAACTCAATCGTTTACATCCCTTTCTATTTCTCCATCATTTTTCTTTACGGGCCCAAGATATTTCAACGGCGTGACTTGTGAGATGATATGCTCTCCAACTTTACCTTTAGGTTATAAGCACTTCTATTTTAGTAAACTTACATTCCATATATTTCGTCTTACTACTGCTTAGGCAAAATCCATGGGTTTTTAAAGCTCGTTTTCAACCTCTCATTTAAATCCTCATTCGACTTTCCAAGTAGAAAAATATCATTTACAAAAAACATGAATCTCGGTGCTAGATCTTAGATGTGTTCCGTGAGTACatccaaaataaaataaaaacatagGGGTTTAGGGTTAAACCTTGATGAAAACCTTTGTAATAGGGAAATCATTTGTCTCTCCACATGTGGCCGCATACTAGTCGATACCCATTCATACATATCTTAGGCAACTCGAGTATATGCAATCCTAACCCTTTTTTTCTCAATGGATTTCCACAAAATCTCTCTAGGAACTCTATCATATGTCATCTACAAGTCAATAAAATTAAATACAAGTTTTGTTGATCCATCCGATACTACTTTATCGCACATCGTAGCAGATAAATTGCTTCCATGGTCGACCTAATTCAAATTGATTCGAAGTGACTTGGTCTCTTTTCTTAGTCTCCCTTCAATCAATTTTCTCATAACTTCATGGTATAACTCATAAGTTTAATGACCCTATAATTTGCATTATTTTGTTTAATGATGACAATTCGTCATTACATATATATAGTCGAAGAATCGGAGCAAACCAAGTGAAAGTCGAGAAAATTTGAGGAAGAATGAGGGGAAAATAACTAAGTATGCAAgttgtggacttagtgaaaatttgaaggaaaaatgaGAAAAAAAGAGTGAAGCTTCGGAAATAATCACATCCCTCATCCCGCAGCATTGCACACGTGATATGTCATTAAAAGTTGCATTTCACGCGATGCATGGTGTCGTGCGTGTGATGGTCACTTTTCTGGGCCTTTTTCTGACGCGTTCTAGTCCATTCTGACGCTCTTGAAGAGGTTTTTCATCACTTTAACAAGGGTTACAATTTTGGGAGATTAAAGCACGAATTAGAGAGTACATATGGGGATTTTTGGAGCATTTGAAGACATTGGAAGTCATCTCTTCAAGTGACTTCTTATATTATCATTGTTTATCAATTGTGGTATTTTTAATTACACTATGAGTGGTTAAATTGTTataggttaggttgtgttatgatgaacctgTTTCTCAATTGTTGGACtctatgttgatttgaccacTATATGAACCTATAGATCTATAATTTTATTAAATTGCTTTTTGTTTGTAATGCATTTTATGTGAGATACtattttaatatgattttaaGCACATAGagaatactgaccattagtctatgtgttggacctagggaaaTTGTTGTACTTACACTGGTTGAATATGGATATGAGATCCCGAGTAGTGGCATAGAGAATTAACGTTTTATACATCACATAACTCTACTTCCGTTGGCAGACTAGGAATAGAAAGCTCTTGGTAGTGGTTAATGATTTATTTCGTGAGGGATCAGGtataacggttttgttaattcgtCGTGAGGTTATAGTGATTAGACCATTCATTTAGGACATCAAACATCAACAAGAGAGAAAAAGGGGTATCTACAACACAGTCTAGCCGTTTTCGTGACATTGTTTACtcgtttatttacttttcgcaattttattagtttttccaaatttcacacattttgtcttgcttgAAGGCAGCCCTAGTGGATTCGATCTATTTGTATTACTTCGACAGTATCGGTACATTTGTCAAGAAGTCATCATTTAACCCTCATGTTCTTATAAATGGGAACTAAAGTGCTTATTCTTGATTCTTCAATTATTTTCTTTGACCTCATAATTTAGTTAAAGAGTTTGGTGAGTTACTCAACATCTCTATCTTCAAGAATTCTCCACACCTCAATATGTATGTTGTCTGGCCCAACCACCTTATTGCTACTCATAACTTTCAATGCTTCTATTATCTATTATTTATGAATTCGATAGTAGTAATTATAGTTCCGATCCTCTTTTCTAATATCGAGTCTGCTAGTGGACGGTGAGATATCATATATTTCATTAAATAAATTGTATAAATATGTTCTCCACTTATCCTTTATATCATTTTCCTAAATCAAAACTTTATCTTCTTCATCTTTAACACACTTTACTTGATCTAAATGTCTTGTCTTTCTTTCTCTTCCCTTAACAAGCATATATAGATTTTTCTATCTCTTTGATTCCTAAAGATTGGTATAACCCATCAAAAGCTTGAGTTCTTGCTTCCCTAATCGCTTTATTGATCTTGTTCTTAGCTTTCTTATACTTTTCTCAAGTTTCGATATTTTTCAAATGTAGACCATTCTTTAAAATAATTCTTTTTTACTCTACTTTACTTTAGACACTTTCCTTGTACCACCACGATTCTTTACCCCCTAGGTACAAAATCTCTTTATTATCCCAACATCTCTTTTAAACTTTTTTCTAATTTCTTGTGCCATCTTATTCTACATATCATTTGCACTTCCTTGAGGTTGTCCAAACCCTCTCTCCAAGATCTTGTATTGGaatttttcttgtttttcacacTTCAAATATCACTACTTGATCTGTGGCGCTCTCATGTGGGTTCTTCTCTTTACTCTCCTCTTGATTCTTGCACCCTTAATCAATACTTTATGTAGGATAGTCAAAGTCTCTTCCAGAATAATTTTTCAATCTAAACAAATCTTTATATATGTCTAACTTCTTATTAAGAAATAAATCTATTTGATAACATGTCATCTCACTTTTATACGTGGTAAGACGCTCATCTATTTTCATAAATCAAATACTAGCCATATTAAAATCAAAAACTTATAAAAAATTTAAGATAGATTTATCATCCGCATTTATCTCTCAGAGATCATACCCGTATACACGCCCTTGAAACCTCTTGGTAAATTTTTTTATagggcatcaaacatcaacaagaGAGAAATAGGGGATTCTACAACACAGTCTGATCGTTTTCGTGACATTGTTTACTCGTTTATTTACTTTTTGCACTGAAACTTGACCCCCCACCCCCAATTTTACTAGTTTTTCCAAATTTCACACATTTTGTCTTGGTTGGAGGCAGTCCCGGTGGATTCGATCTTTTTTATTACTTCAACAGTATCGGTACACTTGTCAAAAAATCATCATTTAACCCTCGTGTTCTTATAAATGGGAACTAAAGTGCTTCTTCTTCATTCTTCTAATATTTTCTTTGACCTCATAATTTAGTTAAAGAGTTTGGCGAGTTACTCAACATCTCTATCTTCAAGAATTTTCCACACCTCAATATGTATGTTGTCTGGCCCAACCGCCTTATTGTTACTCATCATTTTCAATGCTTTTATTATCTATTATTTATGAATTCAATAGTAGTAATTATAGTTTCAATCCTCTTTCCTAATGTCGAGTCTCCTAGAGGGCGGTGAGATATCATATCTTTCATTAAATAAATTGTATAAATATGTTCTCCACTTATCCTTTATATCATTTTCCTGAATCAAAACTTTATGTTCTTCATCTTTAACACACTTTACTTGATCTAAATGTCTTGTCTTTCTTTCTCGTCGATTCCTAAAGATTGATATAACCCGTCAAAAGCTTGGGTTCTTGCTTCCCTCGTCGCTTTCTTGATCTTGTTCTTAGCTTTCTTATACTTTTCTCAAGTTTCGATATTTTTCAAATGTAGACCATTctttaaaataattattttttactCTACTTTACTTTAAACACTTTCCTTGTACCACCACGATTCTTTACCCCCTAGGTACAAAATCTCTTTATTATCCCAACATCTCTTTTAAACTTTTTTTCTAATTTCTTGTGCCATCTTATTCTACATATCATTTGCACTTCCTTGAGGTTGTCCAAACCCTCTCTCCAAGATCTTGTATTGGaatttttcttgtttttcacacTTCAAATATCACTACTTGATCTGTGGCGCTCTCATGTGGGTTCTTCTCTTTACTCTCCTCTTGATTCTTGCACCCTTAATCAATACTTTATGTAGGATAGTCAAAGTCTCTTCCAGAATAATTTTTCAATCTAAACAaatctttatatatatatacctTCTTAataagaatatatatatatatatatatatatatatatatatatatatatatatatatatatatatatatatatataagaattATTTGATAATACGTCATCTCACTCTTATACGTGGTAAGATGCTCATCTATTTTCctaaataaatatattaaaatgAAAAACTTATAAAAAATTTAAGATAAATTTATATTCTGATTTATCTCTCGTGTAGATCATACCCTTATGCACGCCCTCAAAACCTGTTCTAAATTATTTTTTAGTTAATTCTAAAAAAAATGATAAGAAGCATTTTAAAATGAAGGAATATTAATATACATAATTTTATTTTTCTCTATTTGCAAACCAAACTTCTTTATTATAGCTAGCTACCATGCCAATGCATCGTTGCTAAAAGGATATATATAAATTGATTGCATATGCAAAAGTTCATTAATTCAGAAAGGGCATTGACAACTTAATGGCCATCGTGGTCTGGCATTGTTTAATTAGTCATAGTCAATAATATCCACATTTcatatattttaaataataatatttttaagCTGAAAGAACGGGTCCAATATGAATATTGTTGCATTATATAAATACCAACCCTATGTAACCATTCATTTCCATTATAAACCAACCAAACCAAATAACATGGCATCATCTTTATCTCATGTCTTTCTTGGTGTTACTGATGAAGTTATCAATAAACCAGAAATAGGAATACCAGAAAGGTTTCTTAGACCAGATAAACAAGCTTCCATTCTATTAGATCAAACCAATCCTTCACAAACAATTCCAATCTTTGACTTTCAAACTTTGTTATCTGCTGATAATTCTCAACTTCATAACCTGTTCTCAGCATGCAAAGATTGGGGCTTCTTTCAGGTTTATATCAATCATAGATATTAATTTCTATGCACTGTCGTCGATGTAACTCGATGCATGTGTGAATTTATTTTTGACATAGACAATGTGTGTATATTAATTAACACAATTTTATGCAGGTGGTGAATCATGGTGTTAGTTCTGAACTTCTCGAGAAGCTGCAAATAGAGATTGAGAATTTTTTCAAGCTTCCCGTTGAAGAGAAAACAAAATACAAAATAAGACAAGGGGATTTTCAAGGCTATGGAGCTGTGATTAGAAGTGAAGGTCAAAAGCTTGATTGGGGTGATAGATTCTTCATGATAACAAATCCAATTCAAAGAAGACAGCCACATCTTTTTCCTCAACTACCTTCGTCTCTAAGGCATACCTTGGAGACATATATCTTAGAATTGAAGAAACTTGGCATGAAACTTTTTGAATTAATGGGAAAAGCCATTGAGATGGATTTGAAGGAAGTGGAGAATATGTTTGAGGATGGAAATCAGTCCATAAGGATGACATACTATCCACCGTGTCCGAAACCGGAGCTCGTCGACGGGATCATCCCTCACTCGGACGGCTCCGGTATAACGATCCTTAACCAGATTAACGGAGTTGAAGGTCTAGAGATCAAGAAAGACGGAGTTTGGATTCCAGTGAAGTTTCATCCAGATGCTTTTGTAGTTAATATTGGAGACATTATGGAGGTTTGTCATCATCACAATAATCATCATTATAGTTTTCTATCATTTTTTCCTGTTTTTTTTTCTCCTTATTTTGACAAATGAATTAAGCACGTTGTTAATTGAACTGGTCCTACAATATTTATTACCTCTATTAAATTTTCAAActaatatataaaaatattttcaatGAGTCGTGTATGGTGATCATACCATTACTGTTTCATAAAGATAGTGCCAAATCCAAGATACGTTTACTATAATTCCATTTTTTAGGATTAAATATGTACGTTCTCCACATAAATATTTCACATTTTatttttagattttaaaaaaaatatattttaaaaaatgagtctcataaattttttttatatatttttagCCTCTCCTTCAATTTAGTGACGGTTTTTACAATTTAACAATAGAATTAAAACgatttattaaaaattaaaattaaaaaaatatatgaaaTATTTAAAGGAGTACAAAATATATTTAACctaataaaaaaaatatgatGATGAAAACTTTATAATAGTAAacaaaatacaaaatattttcATATATTATATATTACTTAATGTTTATGTTAAGGATTAAATTATATATATACCTAAACGGTTAATAGattatattaaatatttttaCAGATTTTAAGCAATGGGGTATACTCGAGCATAGAGCACAGAGTTACAGTGAATAAAGAAAAAGATAGATTTTCTATAGCTATGTTTTTCAACACCAAATTTGAAGCAGAGATTGGACCTGCAAAGAGTTTGATAAGTTCAGAAAATCCAGCTTTGTTCAAAAGCATGTTGATGGAAGAATACTCCAAATACTTTT from Lathyrus oleraceus cultivar Zhongwan6 chromosome 7, CAAS_Psat_ZW6_1.0, whole genome shotgun sequence encodes the following:
- the LOC127104668 gene encoding protein SRG1 — its product is MASSLSHVFLGVTDEVINKPEIGIPERFLRPDKQASILLDQTNPSQTIPIFDFQTLLSADNSQLHNLFSACKDWGFFQVVNHGVSSELLEKLQIEIENFFKLPVEEKTKYKIRQGDFQGYGAVIRSEGQKLDWGDRFFMITNPIQRRQPHLFPQLPSSLRHTLETYILELKKLGMKLFELMGKAIEMDLKEVENMFEDGNQSIRMTYYPPCPKPELVDGIIPHSDGSGITILNQINGVEGLEIKKDGVWIPVKFHPDAFVVNIGDIMEILSNGVYSSIEHRVTVNKEKDRFSIAMFFNTKFEAEIGPAKSLISSENPALFKSMLMEEYSKYFFSRNLDGKTNLERMRI